A segment of the Desulfomicrobium macestii genome:
CGGGGGAGATGCACCCGGTGATCTCAGAGGAGCGGGAAAAGGCCATCGGCGGGAAGATCCATACCTTCGACGAGGGGCTGGCCCGTTACGGCCTGACGCCCGAGGACATCGACATCGTCCTGCACACCCACCTGCATAACGACCACTGCGAGAACGACGCACGGTGCGTGAACGCGAAGATCTACGTCCATGAAAAGGAGCTTGCGCGCATCCACGACCCGCACCCTCTCGATTTCCGCTATCTGGAGGACTACATCGAGGAGGCGGAGGAGAACGGTCAGATCGTGCCTTTGACGGGCGACACGGAGATCGCGCCCGGCATCACCATGATTCACACACCGGCCCACACCGAGGGCGGCATGTCCGTGCGCGTGGAGACGGACAAGGGCAGCGTCCTCATCTGCGGATTCTGCACCATTCTGGAAAATCTTTATCCCCCCAAGGCAGTTACGGCCATGGAGATGGAGGTCATCCCCCCCGGCACCCACGTCAATGCCTATGAAGCCTACGAAACCCTGGTCCGGGCCAAGACCCTGGCCGACCACATCCTGCCCCTGCACGAACCGAAATGGGCCGGGATGGAGAGCGTACCGGAATAATGCTGATCATCAAGTGCGCGGCGTGTCGCAAGAAATTGTGGCGCTATCGCAAGCTGGGACCGGGCGAGGTGCTGCGCTGCCACCGGGAGCGGATCGAGAAGATCTGGATTCTGGAGGAACGGGACGGCAAGGTTTGGTGCCAGTGCGGCAAGGCTGTGGGCATCGACAAGGGTTCGTTCATAAAAATGAACAGGAATGCCTTCACGTATTCGGGGACCAAGATCGATATTTAGGCTGATGGAAGAGGCTGTGTCTGGAAAATGGTCATAGAGACGAAGCGTGTCGGGGGCTTTTTTTGATCGAAACGCAAGGGAAATAAAGTGGTTGGACGCACTGCTGCCGTGTCATTCCCGCGCAGGCGGGAATCCATGCCTTTCGACTCTTTAAAATGACCTGCTCGCTGAAGGCATCCTGTTCCTTCGTGCGGCCGCGATCCGGTGCGTTTCGGGTCGGGTCCGTCGAAACTCCTTCTCCGGCCTCGTAATGCTTCCCGGCCTTGAGTTTTCGGCATCCTTCCGTGTTTTTTGCGGTCAACGGCCAGGAAACAAACGATGCCTGGATCAGTCAGACAGTCGACGGCCCCGCCCCGAAACACCCCGGCCCGCTCGTAACGCGAGTTGGCGGGAAGCCTTTTCGAGCGAAGTGTACGAGAAACAATGTGGTTGGCCGCACTGTTGCCGTGTCATTCCCGCGCAGGCGGGAATCCATGATTTTCAACTCTTTAAAATGACCTGCTCGCTGAAGGCATCCTGTTTCTTCGTGCGGTCGCGATCCGGTGCGTTTCGGGTCGGGTCCGCCGAAACTCCTTCTCCGGCCTCGTAATGCTTCCCGCCCTTGAGTTTTCGGCATCCTTCCGTGTTTTTTGCGGTCAACGGCCAGGAAACAAACGATGCCTGGATCAGTCAGACAGTCGACGGCCCCGCCCCGAAACACCCCGGCCCGCTCGTAACGCGAGTTGGCGGGAAGCCTTTTCGAGCGAAGTGTACGAGAAACAATGTGGTTGGCCGCACTGTTGCCGTGTCATTCCCGCGAAGGCGGGAATCCATGCCTTTCGACTCTTTAAAATGACCTGCTCGCTGAAGGCATCCTGTTTCTTCGTGCGGCCGCGATCCGGTGCGTTTCGGGGCGAGGCCGCCGAAACTCTTTTGGCGCAGGGCGGCCGCGATCCGGTGCGTTTCGGGTCGGGTCCGCCGAAACTCCTTCTCCGGCCTCGTAATGCTTCCCGGCCTTGAGTTTTCGGCATCCTTCCGTGTTTTTTGCGGTCAACGGCCAGGAAACAAACGATGCCTGGATCAGTCAGACAGTCGACGGCCCCGCCCCGAAACACCCCGGCCCGCTCGTAACGCGAGTTGGCGGGAAGCCTTTTCGAGCGAAGTGTACGAGAAACAATGTGGTTGGCCGCACTGCTGCCGTGTCATTCCCGCGCAGGCGGGAATCCATGGCTTTCAACTCTTAAAAATTATCTGTTCGCCGGAGGCATTTTGTTTCGCCAGGGTTTCAGATGCCTGAAACGATGAAATCCAGGGCGGCGATGATGTCTGATCGGTAGCGGCCAAGATCGCAGATTGCCTTGCCGAGGATTTTTCTGTCCACACCGGCCAGTTGCTGCGTGAGTGCGACGTACGATTCGCCGTCGATGTCCAGCACTGGGCAGAGCCTGGAGATGGCGGCCTTGCCGGCAAGGCGGAGCGGAGACAGGGGGATGACGACAGTTGTGCGCAGGTCGTCCAGAAGATCGGACTGGATGTCCAGCAGGTACGGGTAGGTCGCGCGAGTGGAACGGTTCGGATTTGCATAGACCGTGAATTGCGCCATCTAAAAACTCCGCATGCCGTCACCGGCGGCACCGGCATCTTCAACCAACTGATTGTATGCTTCGATGGCCGAGCGGTTTTCCTCTTTCCACAATGTACGCTGACGGGTCGCGACGATGTCGGCCAGGGCGGTTTCAAGCGTCGCGGACACATTGATTTTCAAGGCTTTGGCCTTGGCGAGCAGATCGCTGTTGATGCTGACGTTGGTCGGTTTCTTGGGTGCCTGAGTGTTATATGCGAGATTCATGCGCATCTCTCCTGTATGAAGTATGTGGATAAAATATGCGCATATGGATCAAAGAGCAAGGGCGTCGACGGCCCCGCCCCGAAACACCCCGGCCCGCTCGTAACGCGAGTTACGCGGGAAGCCTTTTCGAGCGAAGTGTACGGGAAATATTGTGGTTGGGCGCACTGCTGCCATGTCATTCCCGCGCAGGCGGGAATGACATGGCTTTCAACTCGTCTGACGCGCTTCGGGGGTGAAGCGGATGCGGGTGATGCGGCGTCTTTCGACGCGCTCGACTTTGAACTCGCCGTCCTTGACGGGTACGATGTCTCCCGGTTCAAGGACCCGTCCGGCCTGGGCCAGGAGGAATCCGGCCACGGTGGTGTAGGCCTCGTCCTCAGGCAATCCGAGTCCGAGCTTGCGATTGGCGTCGCGCACGGCGAGCATTCCGTCGAGGATGAACGCCGCGCCGTCGCGCACGATCTGTGAACGCACTTCTTCGTCATATTCGTCGTTGATCTCCCCGACGATTTCTTCCAGCACATCTTCCAGGGTGACCAGACCTTCGAGTCCGCCGTATTCGTCCATGACGAAGATCAGGTGGGTGCGTGTGGCCTGCATCTGCTTTAAGAGGCTGCCCAGGCGTTTGCCCGAGGGCACGAAGGCGGGCGGGTGCAGCAGGGCGGTCATGGAGAAGACCAGTCCCGGTTCGCGGGACATGAACGGTTCCATGTCCTGGCGGAAGAGCACGCCGACGACATCGTCCAGGTCCTCGCCGTAGACGGGCAGGCGGGAGTAGCCATGAATCCGGAAGGCTTCGAGGACTTCGTCCA
Coding sequences within it:
- a CDS encoding N-acyl homoserine lactonase family protein, which translates into the protein MTYIIHPIVMGTKVFDKGMMTYQHDYGTPYTIPIYCWYLEGGDRKILVDTGEMHPVISEEREKAIGGKIHTFDEGLARYGLTPEDIDIVLHTHLHNDHCENDARCVNAKIYVHEKELARIHDPHPLDFRYLEDYIEEAEENGQIVPLTGDTEIAPGITMIHTPAHTEGGMSVRVETDKGSVLICGFCTILENLYPPKAVTAMEMEVIPPGTHVNAYEAYETLVRAKTLADHILPLHEPKWAGMESVPE
- a CDS encoding CcdB family protein; this encodes MAQFTVYANPNRSTRATYPYLLDIQSDLLDDLRTTVVIPLSPLRLAGKAAISRLCPVLDIDGESYVALTQQLAGVDRKILGKAICDLGRYRSDIIAALDFIVSGI
- a CDS encoding type II toxin-antitoxin system CcdA family antitoxin, with the protein product MNLAYNTQAPKKPTNVSINSDLLAKAKALKINVSATLETALADIVATRQRTLWKEENRSAIEAYNQLVEDAGAAGDGMRSF